Proteins encoded in a region of the Sphingomonas sp. HMP9 genome:
- a CDS encoding CcdC protein domain-containing protein — MQAQDAQGWISYAITAVIIAVVFAVRWRRMSVVKPLKLERLWVFPAIYAAAAVYMLTMYPPQGLAWLFCSIALAMGAALGWQRGKMMRITVDPDSHALNIASSPAAVLFLVAIVAVRTGARAVIGDGQALHLDAFAVTDMLVALGLGLFTTQRIEMYLRAKRLLETARAG, encoded by the coding sequence ATGCAGGCGCAAGACGCACAAGGCTGGATCAGCTACGCGATCACGGCCGTCATCATCGCGGTGGTATTCGCGGTGCGCTGGCGCCGGATGAGCGTGGTCAAGCCGCTCAAGCTCGAACGCCTCTGGGTGTTTCCCGCGATCTATGCCGCGGCCGCGGTCTACATGCTCACGATGTACCCGCCGCAGGGCCTCGCCTGGCTGTTCTGCTCGATCGCCTTGGCGATGGGCGCGGCGCTCGGCTGGCAGCGCGGCAAGATGATGCGGATCACCGTCGATCCCGACAGCCATGCGCTCAACATCGCCTCGTCGCCGGCGGCGGTGCTGTTCCTGGTCGCGATCGTCGCGGTCCGCACCGGCGCGCGCGCGGTGATCGGCGATGGGCAAGCGCTGCACCTCGACGCGTTCGCGGTCACCGACATGCTCGTGGCGCTCGGGCTCGGCCTGTTCACCACGCAACGCATCGAAATGTACCTGCGGGCGAAGCGGCTGCTCGAGACGGCACGGGCTGGGTAG
- the gcvPB gene encoding aminomethyl-transferring glycine dehydrogenase subunit GcvPB, whose amino-acid sequence MSINQSGWRPTSPEANTGGVPASVTGNKALMLEEALIFEIGDAKTTGVDFGEGDVAHDMLGALTRKAPIGLPGLSEPETVRHYTRLSRQNYGIDLGFFPLGSCTMKHNPRLNEKMARLPGFADVHPLQPVDTVQGALEVIHQLAHWLVTLTGMTSVAMSPKAGAHGELCGVLAIRAALEAKGEGARKIILVPESAHGTNPATAAFAGYSVEDIPATAEGRVDTEALKARLGPDVAGVMITNPNTCGLFERDMREISDAVHAAGGYVYCDGANFNAIVGRVRPGDLGIDAMHINLHKTFSTPHGGGGPGSGPVVFSAALTPFAPLPFVEEQGDQFVLVEEETAGEHHAGSFGRMVAFHGQMGMFTRALTYILSHGADGLRQVSEDAVLNANYILRSLDDTLDAPFGPSGPCMHEALFSDSGLAAGFSTIDIAKGLIDEGFHPMTMYFPLVVHGAMLVEPTETESKAALDQFIAALRSVAERAKAGDPSLKTAPHFAPRARLDETLAARKPVLVWKEPAPLAEAAE is encoded by the coding sequence ATGAGCATCAACCAGAGCGGATGGCGTCCGACGTCGCCCGAAGCGAACACCGGCGGCGTCCCTGCGAGCGTCACCGGCAACAAGGCGCTGATGTTGGAAGAGGCGCTGATCTTCGAGATCGGCGACGCGAAGACGACGGGTGTCGATTTTGGCGAGGGCGATGTCGCGCATGACATGCTCGGCGCCCTGACGCGCAAGGCACCGATCGGTCTGCCCGGTCTGTCCGAGCCCGAAACCGTCCGCCACTACACGCGCCTGTCGCGTCAGAATTACGGCATCGACCTCGGCTTCTTCCCGCTCGGCAGTTGCACGATGAAGCACAATCCGCGCCTCAACGAGAAGATGGCGCGGCTGCCCGGCTTCGCCGACGTCCACCCGCTCCAGCCGGTCGACACGGTACAGGGCGCGCTGGAGGTGATCCACCAGCTCGCGCACTGGCTCGTCACGCTCACCGGCATGACCTCGGTCGCGATGAGCCCCAAGGCGGGCGCACACGGTGAACTGTGCGGCGTCCTCGCGATCCGCGCCGCGCTCGAAGCCAAGGGCGAAGGCGCGCGCAAGATCATCCTCGTCCCCGAGAGCGCGCACGGCACCAATCCCGCCACCGCCGCGTTCGCCGGCTATAGTGTCGAGGATATCCCCGCCACCGCCGAGGGCCGCGTCGACACCGAAGCGCTCAAGGCCCGGCTCGGCCCCGACGTCGCAGGCGTGATGATCACCAACCCCAACACCTGCGGCCTGTTCGAGCGCGACATGCGCGAGATTTCGGACGCGGTGCATGCGGCGGGCGGCTACGTCTATTGCGACGGTGCGAACTTCAATGCGATCGTCGGCCGCGTCCGGCCGGGCGACCTCGGCATCGACGCGATGCACATCAACCTGCACAAGACCTTCTCGACCCCGCATGGCGGCGGCGGTCCCGGCTCGGGTCCGGTGGTGTTCTCGGCGGCGTTGACGCCGTTCGCGCCGCTGCCCTTCGTCGAAGAGCAGGGGGACCAGTTCGTCCTGGTCGAGGAGGAAACCGCGGGCGAGCATCACGCCGGCAGCTTCGGCCGGATGGTCGCGTTCCACGGCCAGATGGGCATGTTCACGCGCGCGCTGACCTACATCCTCAGCCACGGCGCGGACGGCCTGCGCCAGGTGTCCGAGGATGCGGTGCTCAACGCGAACTACATCCTGCGCAGCCTCGACGACACGCTCGACGCGCCGTTCGGTCCGTCGGGTCCGTGCATGCACGAGGCGTTGTTCTCGGATTCCGGCCTCGCCGCTGGCTTCTCGACGATCGACATCGCGAAGGGCCTGATCGACGAGGGCTTCCACCCGATGACGATGTATTTCCCGCTCGTCGTCCACGGCGCGATGCTGGTCGAGCCGACCGAGACCGAATCGAAGGCCGCGCTGGACCAGTTCATCGCCGCGCTCCGCTCGGTCGCCGAACGTGCCAAGGCCGGTGACCCGAGCCTCAAGACCGCGCCGCATTTCGCCCCCCGCGCGCGCCTCGACGAGACGCTTGCGGCGCGGAAGCCGGTTCTGGTGTGGAAGGAGCCGGCGCCGCTGGCTGAAGCGGCGGAGTAA
- the gcvPA gene encoding aminomethyl-transferring glycine dehydrogenase subunit GcvPA, translating into MRYLPLTQPDRAAMLAVIGAATIDELFVDVPEAARLDGPVRDLPMHASEMAVERHMSALAKKNLTAGEAPFFLGCGAYKHHVPASVDHLIQRGEFLTAYTPYQPEIAQGTLQMLFEFQTQVARLLGTDVANASMYDGSTACWEAIVMARRITKRGKAILSAGLHPHYVSVSQTMAKFTGDVLDTTDPRLVPEMDLDRLIAKINDDTSCVVVQYPDILGRIGDLRPLADACHAKKALLIAVVTEPVALGAIASPGEMDADIVVGEGQSLGVGLQFGGPYVGLFGCKDKYVRQMPGRLCGETVDADGRRGFVLTLSTREQHIRREKATSNICTNSGLCALAFSIHMTLLGEAGLRRLAGVNHAGAVHAARRLAEIPGVELLNTHFFNEFTLKLPVEARPVVRTLADRGILAGVSLGRLYPGKDALANGLVVAVTETTTAEDVETFATALSTVLGEILA; encoded by the coding sequence ATGCGCTACCTTCCCCTGACCCAGCCCGACCGCGCGGCGATGCTCGCCGTCATCGGCGCCGCGACGATCGACGAGCTGTTCGTCGACGTCCCCGAGGCTGCCCGCCTCGACGGCCCCGTCCGCGACCTGCCGATGCACGCGTCCGAAATGGCGGTCGAACGCCACATGTCGGCGCTCGCGAAGAAAAACCTCACCGCAGGCGAAGCGCCGTTCTTCCTCGGTTGCGGCGCGTACAAGCATCACGTCCCCGCCAGCGTCGATCACCTGATCCAGCGCGGCGAGTTCCTGACCGCCTACACGCCGTACCAGCCGGAAATCGCGCAGGGTACGCTGCAGATGCTGTTCGAGTTCCAGACTCAGGTCGCGCGGCTGCTCGGCACCGACGTCGCCAACGCCTCGATGTATGACGGCTCGACCGCGTGCTGGGAGGCGATCGTGATGGCGCGTCGCATCACCAAGCGCGGCAAGGCGATCCTGTCGGCCGGGCTTCACCCGCATTACGTCTCGGTGTCGCAGACGATGGCCAAGTTCACCGGCGACGTGCTCGACACCACCGATCCGCGGCTGGTGCCCGAGATGGACCTCGACCGGCTGATCGCGAAGATCAACGACGATACGTCGTGCGTCGTCGTCCAATATCCCGATATCCTCGGCCGGATCGGCGACCTCCGCCCGCTCGCCGACGCGTGCCACGCCAAGAAGGCGCTGCTGATCGCGGTCGTCACCGAGCCGGTCGCGCTCGGCGCGATCGCCTCGCCCGGCGAGATGGACGCGGATATCGTCGTCGGCGAGGGGCAGTCGCTCGGCGTAGGTCTCCAGTTCGGCGGGCCTTATGTCGGCCTGTTCGGCTGCAAGGATAAGTACGTCCGCCAGATGCCCGGCCGCCTGTGCGGCGAGACGGTCGACGCCGATGGCCGCCGCGGCTTCGTGCTCACGCTGTCGACGCGTGAGCAGCATATCCGCCGCGAAAAGGCGACGTCGAACATCTGCACCAATTCCGGCCTGTGCGCGCTGGCCTTCTCGATCCACATGACGCTGCTCGGCGAAGCGGGTCTGCGTCGGCTCGCAGGGGTAAACCATGCGGGTGCGGTCCACGCGGCGCGGCGGCTCGCGGAAATCCCGGGGGTCGAGCTGCTCAACACGCACTTCTTCAACGAATTCACGCTGAAGCTGCCGGTCGAGGCACGCCCGGTCGTGCGCACGCTGGCGGATCGCGGCATCCTGGCGGGCGTATCGCTCGGTCGGCTCTATCCGGGCAAGGATGCGCTGGCCAATGGCTTGGTCGTTGCCGTGACCGAGACGACCACCGCGGAAGACGTCGAAACCTTCGCCACCGCACTGTCCACCGTCCTTGGGGAGATACTGGCATGA
- the gcvH gene encoding glycine cleavage system protein GcvH, with translation MSRFFTQDHEWVDVDGAVGTVGISEYAQSQLGDVVFVEVPEAGKQLTKGDEAAVVESVKAASDVYSPVSGTVIEGNAALTDDSSLVNSDAEAAGWFFKLTLSDPSELDGLMDEAAYATFVEGL, from the coding sequence ATGAGCCGTTTTTTCACGCAGGATCATGAGTGGGTCGATGTCGACGGTGCTGTCGGCACCGTCGGTATCAGCGAATACGCGCAGAGCCAGCTCGGCGACGTCGTGTTCGTCGAGGTTCCCGAAGCGGGCAAGCAGCTGACCAAGGGCGACGAAGCCGCGGTCGTCGAGTCGGTCAAGGCCGCGTCGGACGTCTATTCGCCGGTCTCGGGCACCGTCATCGAGGGCAACGCGGCTTTGACCGACGATTCGAGCCTGGTGAACTCGGACGCGGAAGCCGCCGGTTGGTTCTTCAAGCTGACGCTCAGCGACCCGAGCGAACTCGACGGCCTGATGGACGAAGCCGCCTACGCGACCTTCGTCGAAGGGCTTTAA
- the gcvT gene encoding glycine cleavage system aminomethyltransferase GcvT yields MSDYASIIDQADDYVEPEILPLPLDAWHRAQGARMVEFAGYEMPIQYEGIMAEHAWTRDSAGLFDVSHMGQLVFSGEGVAHALETVLPGDIAGLGEGKMRYSLLLAQDGGILDDLMATRLPDDQPSPFSASDVEPEAYDPLHPSPTAGGSFYVVVNGATKYDDVSYLIEHLPDDVTINILEDQALLAVQGPKAVAAVARIVPGVDGLVFMTAGAFHWNDVPVWISRSGYTGEDGVEISIPADHAVAFADALLTLPEIKPIGLGARDSLRLEAGLPLYGHDLDPEITPVMADLGFALSKRRREAADFPGAERILTEREHGPATKRVGLIVEGRQPAREGAEVIDDTGATIGRLTSGGFAPTLGKPIAMAYVPLALAAPGTRIEIAQRGKVHTATVTAMPFIPHRYVRAGAK; encoded by the coding sequence ATGAGCGATTACGCCAGCATCATCGATCAGGCCGACGATTACGTCGAGCCCGAGATCCTGCCACTGCCGCTCGACGCGTGGCACCGCGCACAGGGCGCTCGTATGGTCGAGTTCGCCGGCTACGAGATGCCGATCCAGTATGAAGGCATCATGGCCGAACACGCCTGGACGCGCGACTCGGCCGGCCTGTTCGACGTCAGCCACATGGGCCAGCTCGTCTTCTCCGGCGAAGGCGTCGCGCACGCGCTCGAAACCGTTCTGCCGGGCGACATCGCGGGCTTGGGCGAAGGCAAGATGCGCTATTCGCTGCTGCTCGCGCAGGACGGCGGCATCCTCGACGACCTGATGGCAACGCGGCTGCCCGACGATCAGCCGTCGCCCTTCTCCGCGTCCGACGTCGAGCCCGAGGCGTACGATCCGCTCCACCCGTCGCCGACCGCGGGCGGCAGCTTCTACGTCGTCGTCAATGGCGCGACCAAATATGACGATGTCAGCTATCTGATTGAGCATCTGCCCGACGACGTCACCATCAACATCCTCGAAGACCAGGCATTGCTCGCGGTGCAGGGCCCGAAAGCGGTCGCGGCGGTTGCGCGAATCGTCCCCGGTGTCGACGGCCTCGTGTTCATGACCGCGGGCGCGTTCCACTGGAACGACGTTCCGGTCTGGATCAGCCGCTCGGGCTATACCGGCGAGGACGGCGTCGAGATTTCGATCCCTGCCGACCACGCCGTCGCCTTCGCCGACGCGCTGCTGACGCTCCCCGAGATCAAACCGATCGGTCTTGGCGCGCGCGATTCGCTGCGTCTCGAAGCCGGCCTGCCGCTCTACGGCCACGATCTCGATCCCGAGATCACGCCGGTGATGGCCGATCTCGGCTTCGCGCTGTCGAAGCGTCGCCGCGAAGCCGCCGATTTTCCCGGTGCCGAGCGCATTCTCACCGAGCGCGAGCATGGCCCCGCCACCAAGCGAGTGGGCCTGATCGTCGAGGGCCGCCAGCCCGCCCGCGAAGGCGCCGAGGTGATCGACGATACCGGCGCGACGATCGGTCGCCTGACCAGCGGCGGCTTCGCGCCGACGCTCGGGAAGCCGATCGCGATGGCCTATGTGCCGCTCGCGCTCGCCGCGCCGGGCACCCGCATCGAGATCGCACAGCGCGGCAAGGTCCATACCGCGACCGTCACCGCGATGCCCTTCATTCCCCACCGCTACGTCCGCGCAGGAGCCAAGTGA
- the glmS gene encoding glutamine--fructose-6-phosphate transaminase (isomerizing), with protein MCGIVGILSGDDVAGRLLDGLKRLEYRGYDSAGIATGHDGAIERRRASGKLVNLANELATHPLPGKTGIAHTRWATHGGPTTNNAHPHATGEVAVVHNGIIENFKPLRDELIARGRTFTSETDTEVVAHLVSEKVEAGMDPVSAVRDVLPRLHGAFALAILFRQHPDLLIGARLGSPLVVGHGEVEMYLGSDALALAPLTQRIAYLDEGDWVVLTRDGAQVYDRDNTPVERAITISGITGEVISKGNHKHYMLKEIYEQPIVVAQTLRSYLKRMEGEVSLPIPEFDLSTIKRVTIVACGTSFYAGMVAKYWFEQFARVPVDLDVASEFRYRAPVMEDGGLALFISQSGETADTLAALRHAKAEGQKIAVVVNVPTSSMAREADLLLPTHAGPEIGVASTKAFTCQLAVLAALAANLARAKGLLSKEQEREIVRHLSEAPAALNGALAYDEAIEAMAHNIAGARDVLYLGRGTDYPLALEGALKLKEISYIHAEGYAAGEMKHGPIALIDEHVPVIVIAPSGPLFDKTVSNMQEVMARGGKVVLISDYDGIQAAGEGCMATITMPKVHPLIAPLVYAVPVQLLAYHVAVLKGTDVDQPRNLAKSVTVE; from the coding sequence ATGTGTGGGATCGTTGGAATTCTGAGCGGCGACGATGTCGCGGGCCGGTTGCTCGACGGACTGAAGCGGCTCGAATATCGCGGCTATGACTCGGCCGGGATCGCGACCGGCCATGACGGCGCGATCGAGCGTCGGCGCGCGTCGGGCAAGCTCGTCAATCTGGCGAACGAACTCGCCACGCATCCGCTGCCCGGCAAGACCGGTATCGCGCATACCCGTTGGGCGACGCACGGCGGCCCGACCACCAACAATGCGCACCCGCACGCCACCGGCGAGGTCGCGGTCGTCCACAACGGCATCATCGAGAACTTCAAGCCGCTGCGCGACGAACTGATCGCACGCGGCCGCACCTTTACGAGCGAGACCGACACCGAAGTCGTCGCGCACCTTGTCAGCGAGAAGGTCGAGGCGGGGATGGACCCGGTATCGGCGGTCCGCGACGTGCTGCCCCGGCTGCACGGGGCGTTCGCGCTCGCGATCCTGTTCCGCCAGCATCCCGATTTGCTGATCGGCGCGCGGCTCGGTTCGCCGCTGGTCGTCGGCCACGGAGAGGTCGAGATGTATCTCGGCTCCGACGCGCTCGCGCTCGCGCCGTTGACGCAGCGGATCGCGTATCTCGACGAAGGCGATTGGGTCGTGCTGACCCGCGACGGCGCGCAGGTCTATGATCGTGACAATACGCCCGTCGAGCGTGCGATTACGATCTCGGGAATCACCGGCGAGGTGATCTCGAAGGGCAATCACAAGCATTACATGCTCAAGGAGATCTACGAGCAGCCGATCGTCGTCGCGCAGACGCTCCGCTCGTACCTGAAGCGGATGGAGGGCGAGGTTTCGCTGCCGATCCCCGAATTCGACCTGTCGACCATCAAGCGCGTGACGATCGTCGCATGCGGGACGAGCTTCTACGCCGGCATGGTCGCGAAATACTGGTTCGAGCAGTTCGCGCGCGTGCCCGTCGACCTCGATGTGGCGTCCGAATTCCGCTACCGCGCGCCGGTGATGGAGGATGGCGGGCTCGCGCTGTTCATCTCGCAGTCGGGCGAGACGGCGGACACGCTCGCGGCGCTGCGCCACGCCAAGGCCGAGGGGCAGAAGATCGCGGTCGTCGTCAACGTGCCGACCAGCTCGATGGCGCGCGAGGCGGACCTGCTGCTGCCGACGCATGCCGGGCCCGAGATCGGCGTCGCCTCGACCAAGGCGTTCACCTGCCAGCTCGCGGTGCTCGCTGCGCTGGCCGCGAACTTGGCGCGCGCGAAGGGCCTGTTGTCGAAGGAGCAGGAGCGCGAGATCGTTCGGCATCTGTCGGAGGCACCCGCCGCGCTCAACGGCGCGCTCGCCTATGACGAGGCGATCGAGGCGATGGCGCACAACATCGCCGGCGCGCGCGACGTGCTGTATCTCGGCCGCGGGACGGATTACCCGCTGGCACTCGAAGGCGCGCTGAAGCTGAAGGAAATCAGCTATATCCACGCCGAGGGCTATGCCGCGGGCGAGATGAAGCACGGCCCGATCGCGCTGATCGACGAGCACGTGCCCGTCATTGTCATCGCGCCGTCGGGGCCGCTGTTCGACAAGACCGTCAGCAACATGCAGGAAGTCATGGCGCGCGGCGGCAAGGTCGTGCTGATCTCGGACTATGACGGCATCCAGGCGGCGGGCGAGGGCTGCATGGCGACGATCACCATGCCCAAGGTCCACCCCTTGATCGCGCCGCTGGTGTACGCGGTACCAGTGCAGTTGCTGGCGTATCATGTGGCGGTGCTGAAGGGGACGGATGTCGACCAGCCGCGCAATCTGGCGAAGAGCGTGACGGTGGAATAG
- the glmU gene encoding bifunctional UDP-N-acetylglucosamine diphosphorylase/glucosamine-1-phosphate N-acetyltransferase GlmU: MKSDLHKVLHPIAGRPMLLHLVASAAALHPAKTVVVTGAGREQVEAAVAPLGISTALQAEQLGTGHAVAQAREALAGFEGDVLILYGDVPLVTAATMQRMIDRLHGDDTPAVVVLGFRPAVPGAYGRVIADSAGRMDRIVEYKDASEAERAVTLCNSGLMAVRATDLFALLDRLGNDNAAGEYYLTDIVGLAGADSRASAVIETGADEVAGVNSRGELASVEGAWQSTRRAQAMADGVTLIAPDTVWFAHDTQLGRDVVIEPNVVFGPGVRIEDGATIHAFSHIEGASVGKGANVGPFARLRPGADLHADAKVGNFVEIKKAIVGEGAKVSHLTYIGDADIGAGANIGAGTITCNYDGYFKYRTVIGAGAFIGSNSALVAPVTVGAGAIVAAGSVLTEDVEADALALVRPLQVAKSGWAARFREKMIARKAAR, from the coding sequence ATGAAATCCGATCTCCACAAGGTCCTGCATCCGATCGCCGGGCGACCGATGCTGCTTCATCTCGTTGCAAGCGCAGCGGCGTTGCATCCGGCGAAGACCGTCGTCGTGACAGGGGCAGGGCGCGAACAGGTCGAAGCGGCGGTCGCGCCGCTTGGGATTTCCACCGCGCTCCAGGCCGAGCAGCTCGGCACCGGCCACGCGGTGGCACAGGCGCGCGAAGCACTGGCAGGGTTCGAGGGCGACGTCCTCATCCTCTACGGCGACGTGCCCCTGGTCACAGCCGCGACGATGCAGCGGATGATCGACCGGTTGCACGGCGACGACACGCCCGCCGTCGTCGTGCTCGGCTTTCGTCCCGCAGTACCCGGCGCCTATGGTCGCGTCATCGCCGACTCCGCGGGCCGGATGGACCGGATCGTCGAGTATAAGGACGCGTCGGAGGCGGAACGGGCAGTGACGCTGTGCAATTCCGGGCTGATGGCAGTGCGCGCGACCGACCTGTTCGCGCTGCTCGATCGACTCGGCAACGACAACGCGGCCGGCGAATATTACCTTACCGACATCGTCGGGCTGGCAGGCGCCGACAGCCGCGCGTCCGCCGTCATCGAAACCGGCGCGGACGAGGTCGCCGGCGTCAACAGTCGCGGCGAACTCGCCAGCGTCGAAGGCGCATGGCAGTCGACGCGCCGCGCACAGGCCATGGCCGACGGAGTCACGCTGATCGCACCCGACACCGTCTGGTTCGCGCACGACACGCAACTTGGCCGCGACGTCGTGATCGAACCCAATGTCGTGTTCGGGCCCGGCGTTCGCATCGAAGACGGCGCGACGATCCACGCGTTCAGCCACATCGAGGGTGCCTCGGTCGGCAAGGGCGCGAACGTCGGCCCGTTCGCTCGCCTCCGCCCCGGCGCAGACCTGCACGCCGACGCCAAGGTCGGCAACTTTGTCGAGATCAAGAAGGCGATCGTCGGCGAAGGCGCCAAGGTCAGCCACCTAACCTATATCGGCGATGCGGACATCGGCGCCGGCGCGAACATCGGCGCGGGGACGATCACCTGCAACTATGACGGCTATTTCAAATACCGCACCGTGATCGGCGCAGGCGCATTCATCGGCTCGAACTCGGCCCTCGTCGCGCCCGTCACGGTCGGCGCAGGCGCGATCGTCGCGGCGGGATCGGTTTTGACCGAGGATGTCGAGGCCGATGCGCTGGCGCTGGTCCGGCCACTGCAGGTTGCCAAGTCGGGTTGGGCCGCTCGGTTCCGTGAGAAGATGATAGCCCGCAAGGCCGCCCGATAA
- a CDS encoding HAD-IA family hydrolase has product MTHFLFDIVGFDLDGTLLDTSGDLAAAVNHALGLVDRPPLAVEQVKPMIGGGARHMLKQGLTATGGYDEAMLDTLHAALLTYYEANICVLTKPYPGAIDALDTLAAKGVTLGIVTNKIERFARIVLGDLGLTDRFACILGGDTLAESKPSPVPIHAMVTRCRESGGGGGRAAFVGDSIFDIQAGQAAGLPTIACSFGFLMQPVAELGADAVIDGFDDLVPTLERLGA; this is encoded by the coding sequence ATGACGCATTTTTTATTCGATATCGTCGGGTTCGACCTCGACGGCACGTTGCTCGACACCAGCGGCGACCTGGCCGCCGCGGTCAACCATGCGCTTGGTCTGGTCGATCGACCGCCCCTTGCCGTCGAGCAGGTCAAGCCGATGATCGGCGGCGGTGCACGGCACATGCTCAAGCAGGGCCTGACCGCGACCGGCGGCTATGACGAGGCGATGCTCGACACGCTGCATGCCGCGCTGCTCACCTATTACGAGGCGAATATCTGCGTTCTGACAAAACCTTATCCGGGTGCAATCGACGCGCTGGACACGTTGGCAGCGAAAGGCGTGACGCTCGGGATCGTCACCAACAAGATCGAGCGGTTCGCGCGGATCGTGCTGGGCGACCTCGGGCTGACCGATCGGTTTGCGTGCATCCTGGGCGGCGATACGCTTGCGGAGTCGAAGCCCTCGCCGGTGCCAATCCACGCGATGGTGACGCGGTGTCGGGAAAGCGGGGGCGGCGGAGGACGTGCCGCGTTCGTCGGCGACTCGATCTTCGACATCCAAGCCGGGCAAGCGGCAGGCCTGCCGACGATTGCGTGCAGCTTCGGTTTCCTCATGCAGCCTGTGGCCGAGCTTGGCGCCGACGCGGTGATCGACGGTTTCGACGACCTCGTCCCGACGCTCGAAAGGCTCGGCGCATGA
- a CDS encoding nucleotidyltransferase domain-containing protein — MNDARILARALTDPASIVGLDGDGWTALLAMARAEQLIGTLAMRLDGLPLPGAVTAILADARAAAEHGRRAALWEAEMARRALSAVDCPVILLKGTAFVAAGLSAGQGRAIGDLDILVPRASIGAVETALLAAGWEWVKPDPYDDVYYRRWMHELPPLIHRERDRMIDVHHTILPLTARITPDAAALIEGSVALEKGLRTLSPNGMLIHAAAHLFADGDLAGGLRNLWDIHCLVNEFGTQDLDAEARRHGLQREVSRSLRLVAAVFGDRPAHGLDRLYLRRITARDDWGRPIRPITRLAFYVRSHWLRMPPAMLIRHLWTKWRKA, encoded by the coding sequence GTGAACGATGCTCGCATCCTCGCGCGCGCGCTCACGGATCCGGCCAGCATCGTCGGGCTCGACGGGGACGGCTGGACCGCGCTGCTGGCGATGGCGCGGGCGGAGCAATTGATCGGCACGCTGGCGATGCGACTCGATGGCTTGCCGCTGCCGGGCGCAGTGACGGCGATCCTCGCCGACGCACGCGCCGCTGCCGAACACGGCCGCCGCGCCGCGCTGTGGGAAGCCGAGATGGCGCGGCGTGCGCTGTCTGCGGTCGATTGCCCGGTCATCCTGCTGAAGGGCACCGCGTTCGTCGCGGCGGGTCTGTCGGCGGGGCAGGGCCGCGCGATCGGCGATCTCGACATACTGGTGCCGCGTGCATCGATCGGCGCGGTCGAGACGGCGCTGCTCGCCGCGGGCTGGGAATGGGTGAAGCCCGACCCGTATGACGACGTCTATTATCGCCGCTGGATGCACGAGCTCCCGCCGCTGATCCACCGCGAGCGCGACCGGATGATCGACGTCCACCACACGATCCTGCCGCTGACCGCGCGGATCACGCCCGATGCGGCGGCGTTGATCGAGGGCAGCGTGGCGCTCGAGAAGGGCCTGCGGACGCTCTCGCCCAACGGGATGCTGATCCATGCCGCAGCGCACCTGTTCGCCGATGGCGATCTTGCCGGCGGGCTTCGCAACCTTTGGGATATCCACTGTCTGGTCAACGAGTTCGGCACCCAAGACCTCGATGCCGAAGCGCGTCGTCACGGTTTGCAGCGCGAGGTTTCGCGGTCGCTTCGTCTGGTCGCCGCGGTGTTCGGCGACCGTCCTGCGCACGGCCTGGATCGCCTGTATCTGCGCCGCATCACCGCGCGCGACGATTGGGGCAGGCCGATCCGGCCGATCACCCGGCTAGCCTTCTACGTCCGCTCGCACTGGCTGCGCATGCCGCCGGCCATGCTCATCCGCCACCTCTGGACGAAATGGCGCAAGGCTTAG